ATTTCTATATACATCATAGTTTTTTCTTTTTTTATCAAAATACCACTCCAAAATACTGTATAGTGCTGAAACATTAAAAGAGTCATAATCCTCTTCACTTACTTCTCGCATGAGCTGGTTATAATAACTATCAAAAATACTGTCATCAATGTCTTTTTTAAAAGTTTTAAAAAATTCTAAAAGTTTTTCTTCGTCATACATAATAATTTTTTCTCCTATTTCTTCTTTTTCATATCTAGAAATTTTATCAGGAGTAATGTATACGATTTTTATTTTATCTGTCTCATTATTTCCTAAATTTTCATATATTTTAAGTAATTGAACTAGTTCTTGATTATATTCAAAAAAATATGGTGAAAATTCGTCATAGTCAAAACATTTGAAAAATATATATTTTCTATTGCTCTTTTTCTTTTTATTCACAATAAATAAAAGTGTATATTCATTTAGAATTCTATTAATAAAATCCTCATAGTCCTTCCCAATATAAAAATTAGAATAACATATTTCAATATCTTTCGTATTCAGTTTCTGTCCTAAAATTTCCTCAACGAATTTTTTTGCCATATTTTTTAAAGCTTTTTTATTACTATTATTTGTAGTATCGACTTTTAACCATTTTAACATCCAATACAAAAAAATATCATTATCAAATTTCATATTGTAAAAAGCATCATTTTCAGTTAATTTTAAATTACTCATAATAATTATCTCCTTATAATATTTTTTACATTATACTTTTTATAAAGGACATATTTTGTCTGTTAAAAAAAATTGTGTAATTCTCTAAATTTTAGAGTTTTACACAAATTTAAATTATTATTTTTATTTATTATTTCTTCGCAGTAATCACATAAATTGGATTTTCTGCCATCATCATATTAAAATCCTAAATTTTTTAATTTTTCCTTGTTTTTGCTTATTTAGTTTTGATAAATTTTATAAAATATAGTATAATAAAAACAAGAGTTTATAATAATTTAATTTTCATTAGAGATAGTAAAATTATTTTTTTATAGTTTCTATTTCAAAGGTTATAATATAATTTTAAACAAGGAGGAAAAATGATTTATTTGGATAATTCAGCCAGTACAAAGCCACGTAAAGAAGTTATAAATGTGTTAGTTCAAACAATGGAAGAAAATTATGCAAATCCCGATGCAATTCATGATTTTTCTCATAAAACTTTATTAAAAATAAAAAATGCTAAAAAGATAATATCTGATTACTTAAAAGTTGAAGCTGACAGAATTTACTTTACAGCAGGTGGCGGAGATGGAAATAACCTTGTATTGCAAGGAATTATCAATGCAAATTCACGAATAAAAAAACATCTAATTACAACAAAAATTGAACATCCGTCAGTCTATGAAGTGTTTAAGCATTATGAAAACTTGGGCTTTGAAGTGGATTATCTGAATGTGGATAAAGATGGTTTTATAGATATTGAAGAACTTGAAAATACGATTAGGGAAGATACAGTAATAGTTTCGGTTGGAGCAGTGAATAGTGAAACTGGGGCGATTCAAGATTTGGAGCAAATTTCAAAAATTATTAAAATGAAAAACAGAGATACATATTTTCATACTGATTTTGTACAGGGACTTGGATGTACGAATATAAAGTTTGATAAAATTCCTGTGGATGCAATAACAATAAGTGGACATAAAATTCATGCACCAAAGGGAATTGGAGCCATCTATATAAATAAACGTGTCAAAATTGCAAATATAATTTATGGTTCAAATGCTGAAAATGGAATTGTAAAAAGAACAATGCCGACAGAATTAATTTTGGCTTTTGCAAAAGCTGTAGAGATTTTGATAAAAGAGGAAAAAAACGAAATGGAGCATTCACAAAAGTTAAAAGAAATGCTTGCAAATAAAATCTCTGAGGAAATTACAAATATAAAATTTAATTCTTTGCTTAGCATTGAAAAATCAAGTCCTAAAGTATTGAATGTATCGTTTAACGGCACAAAAGGTGAGGTGTTGACACATTTTCTAGGAATGTATCAAATTTATGTTTCGACAGGCTCAGCCTGTTCATCAAAAAAAGGGAACAGCAGAATACTTGAAGTTATGGGGCTTACTCAATCAGAACTGGATGGAGCAATAAGGTTCAGTTTTTCAAAGGATAATACAGAAAAGGAAATTGATGAAGTTGTGAAGCGACTGAAGGAAAGTGTCGAAAGAATTAGGAAAATGAGATAATATTTTTTAAATAAAAAACAGAAAGGAAAAAGATGAGCAATTATACTGATAAAAATTTATTGAATGCAATAGGGCTTTCTTATGGAGAGTTGTCACTAAAAGGTAAAAACAGGGGGCAATTTGAAAAGAAATTGCGAAATAAGATTAATAAGGTGTTAAAAGGATTTGATTATCAGTTATTTGATGATTTATCAAAATTATATGTTTTAATAAATCCTGAAAATTTGGATGAGGTTACAGACAAGCTAAAAAAAGTTTTTGGAATAGTGAGTCTTAATCAATCGGCAAAAGTTGAAAGAAATGATGAATTTATAAAGGAAAAAGTATTAGAATTTGCAAATTATGCTTATGAAAATGGAGCTAGAACTTTTAAAATAACAGTTAATCGTAGTAACAAAGGATTTGAGAAGAAATCTATGGACTATGCACGTGAACTGGGAGGGCATGTGCTAGTAAACAGTCCTTTTGAAAAAGTTAAAATGAAAGATCCTGATGTTATGATAAATGTTGACATTAGAAAAAATGCTTATATTTATACGGATAGAATAAAAACTTATGGTGGACTTCCGCTTGGTTCAACGGGAAAGGGACTTGTTCTTTTATCAGGTGGAATAGACAGCCCAGTTGCTTCGTTTATGATGGCAAAAAGAGGGATGCGTTTAAATTTTATAACATTCCACAGTTTCCCATTTACAAGCCAGCAGGCTCTTGAAAAAGTAAAGGAACTAACTGATATTTTATCGCTTTATGTTGGTAAAACAAGACTTTATTCCTTAAATATATTAAAAATACAGGAAGCAATAAACACGCAGACAAAAAAAGATTTGGCTACAATTTTGACAAGACGTGCTATGATGCGTCTAGCTGAAAGATTGTCAAATATGATGCAGTATCAGGCATTAATTACGGGGGAAAGTCTTGGGCAGGTGGCATCACAGACAATAGGAGGACTTACTTGTACAAATGCTTCTGTAGAAAAATTGCCAGTATTTAGACCTCTTATTGGAATGGATAAGACAGAAATAATTGAAATTGCAAAGGAAATAGAAACTTATGAAAAATCCATTGAGCCATACGAGGATTCATGCGTGATTTTTGCTCCAAAACATCCTGTTACAAATCCTAAGCTGGAAGATGTTCTGGCAGAAGAGACAAAAATTGAAAACTATGATGAAATTATGAATGAAATTTTTGATGAACGTGAATATTTTAATTTTGGATAAATTTATTTTATAAAAAGAATAGGCATAAATATGATGTTTGTAGTATTCAGATACATTTAATAAAAAATAAAAAAGAAAATGGAGAAAGTTTATGAAAGAAAAGAAAAATTTTCAAAAACAAAAAAAAGAAGCAAAAGAAAACAGATTTAAGAAAAAAATGTCCGAAATAAAAAGAATGATTTACTTGATTTATCGAAATTATCGTGATGGTGAAACGCAAATACTTGCGATTTCTTTAACTTACTATTCACTTCTTGCCATTTTTCCAGTAGTTGCTCTTGTGTTAGGAATCACAAAGGGATTTGGGCTGGATAAAATATTCATACAGAAGTTTTTTGAATTATGGCCGGGAAATAACAGTTTTTTAAGGGTAATTGTGGATGTTGCTCAAAGGCTTCTTCTGTCTACAGAAAGTAGTATATTAACTGGAGTTGGGATTGTCATTCTGATTTATTCAGCAGTAAAAGTTCTAATAACGCTAGAAAATTCATTTAATAAAATATGGAAAATTAATAAGAAAAGATCAATTACGAGAAGAGTTGTTGACTATATCGCAATTATATTTTTAGGACCAATATTTTTTGTATTGCTGTCAGCCTTAAATTCGGTTGCAGTTGAGGAAATAGCAAAACATTTTTCGGAAAACGCAGTAATTATGAACTTATTTATTGGATTATTCGGGCCTGCAACATATATTATTTTATTTAGCTATCTATTTTATATTATTCCAAATACAAACGTAAAAATAAAACCAGCAGTTTATGCAGGAATTGTAACGACATTACTTACTTTTGGTTGGAAATTGCTGTTCTTATTATTACAGTCGTCAATTACAAGATACAATATAATTTACGGAAGTTTGGCTTTAATTCCTATTTTCCTAATATGGGTACAATATGTTTGGGTAACAATTTTGCTAGGAGCGCAAATAGCTTTTTCAATTCAAACATCTGATGAATTTTTATACAGTGAAAAAATTGAAATGCCAATTAAAGTAAAAAGGGAAGCTGGAATTTTAATTTTATCCTTAATTATCAAAAATTTTGTTGAAAAAAAAGAGTCCTTTACGTATCAGAAATTAACTGATAGACTAGGTATGGAAGTATTTTTTGTGAAAGAAATTTTGTCTGATTTGGAAAAAATGGGATTTATTAATGAAGTTTTTTATGATAAAAATTCAGACAGTCAATACCAAGTTGCATATAGTCCAGAATCTATAACAATCAGAGAATTTATGAAAAAATTTGATACAAAGAATATTGAACATTATGAAAATATTTTTGATAATTTAAATGAAGACGATCAAAAGCTTCTTGAAAAGATAAGGGAAAAGCTGGCAATGAAAAAAATTGAAAGTTCCGAGAATGAAAATGAAATTTCAAAACAGGAAACAGAATTTTCAGAAAAAGAATATTTTAAAGAAGCAAAACCCCCAGTAAATCCAAGAAAATCACAAGAATTAACAATAGACTTCCAGATTTCAAAACAGTCAAGACAAAAAAATGAAAATTTACAAACAAAAGATTCTCCAAAAATAATAAGAAAAGAAAAAATTAACCGTGAATCAGAAGTTCAAGATTCTCAATCAGAAGATAATAATTCTCAAGATACTCAAAAAAGAGTCAGATACGAAGATGGAACTTGGAAATTCTTTTAATTAGAAATGAGGAATAGAAATGATAACAGTAGTAATAATTATCGTGATAATAAACATTGTTACAGTTGTTGGAACAATTATTTTTCTTAATAAAAAAAACATTGAAAATGAAGAAAAAATGCTGTTAAATCAGATTAACGAAAATAATCAGCAAAATTTTGAGGAAAATAAGAAAAAATTTGATGAAATTGAAAAAACAATAAGCCTAAATGCAAAAAATAACTTACTTGAAGGCATAAATAACTTACAGAATAAATTATCTGAAAATAATGAAAAATTACTTTTAAGATTTAATCAGCTGGGACAAAATTTAAGTGGTACAATGAACGATAA
This is a stretch of genomic DNA from Leptotrichia hofstadii. It encodes these proteins:
- a CDS encoding cysteine desulfurase family protein, whose protein sequence is MIYLDNSASTKPRKEVINVLVQTMEENYANPDAIHDFSHKTLLKIKNAKKIISDYLKVEADRIYFTAGGGDGNNLVLQGIINANSRIKKHLITTKIEHPSVYEVFKHYENLGFEVDYLNVDKDGFIDIEELENTIREDTVIVSVGAVNSETGAIQDLEQISKIIKMKNRDTYFHTDFVQGLGCTNIKFDKIPVDAITISGHKIHAPKGIGAIYINKRVKIANIIYGSNAENGIVKRTMPTELILAFAKAVEILIKEEKNEMEHSQKLKEMLANKISEEITNIKFNSLLSIEKSSPKVLNVSFNGTKGEVLTHFLGMYQIYVSTGSACSSKKGNSRILEVMGLTQSELDGAIRFSFSKDNTEKEIDEVVKRLKESVERIRKMR
- the thiI gene encoding tRNA uracil 4-sulfurtransferase ThiI — its product is MSNYTDKNLLNAIGLSYGELSLKGKNRGQFEKKLRNKINKVLKGFDYQLFDDLSKLYVLINPENLDEVTDKLKKVFGIVSLNQSAKVERNDEFIKEKVLEFANYAYENGARTFKITVNRSNKGFEKKSMDYARELGGHVLVNSPFEKVKMKDPDVMINVDIRKNAYIYTDRIKTYGGLPLGSTGKGLVLLSGGIDSPVASFMMAKRGMRLNFITFHSFPFTSQQALEKVKELTDILSLYVGKTRLYSLNILKIQEAINTQTKKDLATILTRRAMMRLAERLSNMMQYQALITGESLGQVASQTIGGLTCTNASVEKLPVFRPLIGMDKTEIIEIAKEIETYEKSIEPYEDSCVIFAPKHPVTNPKLEDVLAEETKIENYDEIMNEIFDEREYFNFG
- a CDS encoding YihY/virulence factor BrkB family protein, coding for MKEKKNFQKQKKEAKENRFKKKMSEIKRMIYLIYRNYRDGETQILAISLTYYSLLAIFPVVALVLGITKGFGLDKIFIQKFFELWPGNNSFLRVIVDVAQRLLLSTESSILTGVGIVILIYSAVKVLITLENSFNKIWKINKKRSITRRVVDYIAIIFLGPIFFVLLSALNSVAVEEIAKHFSENAVIMNLFIGLFGPATYIILFSYLFYIIPNTNVKIKPAVYAGIVTTLLTFGWKLLFLLLQSSITRYNIIYGSLALIPIFLIWVQYVWVTILLGAQIAFSIQTSDEFLYSEKIEMPIKVKREAGILILSLIIKNFVEKKESFTYQKLTDRLGMEVFFVKEILSDLEKMGFINEVFYDKNSDSQYQVAYSPESITIREFMKKFDTKNIEHYENIFDNLNEDDQKLLEKIREKLAMKKIESSENENEISKQETEFSEKEYFKEAKPPVNPRKSQELTIDFQISKQSRQKNENLQTKDSPKIIRKEKINRESEVQDSQSEDNNSQDTQKRVRYEDGTWKFF